A genomic stretch from Arachis stenosperma cultivar V10309 chromosome 3, arast.V10309.gnm1.PFL2, whole genome shotgun sequence includes:
- the LOC130965212 gene encoding PLASMODESMATA CALLOSE-BINDING PROTEIN 4-like, translating into MALFLYFLLLLALTGHSNALYCLCKDGVGDQALQKAIDYACGNGADCSAILQNGACYQPNTVKDHCNYAVNSYYQRKGNAQDSCDFSGAASTSQNPPSTSSGCVYPSSPSNAGSGSTTPSTGTPGTSPSTTPSTGTGTGNGTGTGNGTGTGTGFGTGSPTGVFGISPSSSTGVNDGSGAALSPLQGTKTMFLMSLFVTLLLVLRV; encoded by the exons ATGGCCCTTTTCCTCTATTTCCTGCTTCTCTTGGCCCTCACTGGCCATTCAA ATGCTCTGTACTGTTTATGCAAAGATGGTGTAGGTGATCAAGCACTTCAGAAAGCAATAGATTATGCTTGTGGGAATGGAGCTGATTGTAGTGCTATTCTCCAAAATGGAGCTTGTTACCAACCAAACACTGTGAAAGATCACTGTAACTATGCTGTTAATAGCTATTACCAAAGGAAGGGTAATGCTCAAGACAGCTGTGATTTTTCTGGTGCTGCTTCCACTAGTCAAAATCCACCTT CTACATCTTCTGGTTGTGTTTACCCCTCAAGTCCTAG CAATGCTGGATCAGGCTCTACAACACCCTCAACCGGTACACCAGGAACATCACCTTCCACTACACCATCAACAGGCACCGGCACCGGCAACGGCACCGGCACCGGCAACGGCACCGGCACCGGCACCGGTTTTGGAACAGGGAGTCCTACTGGTGTGTTTGGAATAAGTCCATCATCTTCAACTGGTGTCAATGATGGGAGTGGAGCTGCTTTGAGTCCTTTACAAGGCACCAAAACCATGTTTCTAATGTCCCTTTTTGTTACCTTATTGTTAGTCTTGAGGGTCTAG